In Helianthus annuus cultivar XRQ/B chromosome 3, HanXRQr2.0-SUNRISE, whole genome shotgun sequence, a single window of DNA contains:
- the LOC110929169 gene encoding uncharacterized protein LOC110929169, protein MATFLANKSIQGDENERNFSFHNASAFSTDTVFKSRQDLLDWVQKVGRSLGYVIVTKRSKTLSSGVMTKVNLMCDRGGVCKSKSSVRNRGTKKINCPFELIGKYWEMYNVWTLRVVCEKHNHEPILHMEDHPYAMRLSANETRLVFDLSRKNVKPHAILSTLKEQNKNNVSKVRTIYNACHKFRKTQHAEPFTRQVVNGDVVDPAYTFDANKLKRTVDHTDSFAINYQAQALDSAKHGPDTKFIETNHVNNVSVANPVRDDVIMYYDGDYHTAVESTYKEDKKVDSDVEVEIKHDKGEYVEVQCNSDMEEDYSQYDSMQMASFHTNESTQGGENERNSGVDNISAFLTDMVFKSRQDLLDWVQKTGCSLGYVIVTKRSRTLPSGIVTNIALRCDRGGIYKSKSSYIRNRGSKKTNCPFELVGKYWKTYDVWTLRVICEDHNHEPTPHVKDHPYARRLSANETRLVFDLSRKNVKPHAILSTLKEQNKNNVSTIKTIYNACYKFQRIQTADTFTRQPVNGDERASPIVVDPVYTFDANKLKRTIDHTDPFAIKNQLQELDSAKNGHGAKDTEELLLQRKQMPRPSFTSAHSLQADLTETNHVKDVSIANHVRDGVVTYYNGNEHNTNASDADDESTFDSDTDVEIKNDKGEYVGVQCNSDKEEDYSQHDSKQMASFLTNRSFQGDENERNFGVHKTSAFSTNMVFKSRQDLIDWAHKVGRSLGYVIVTKRSTTLPSGVMTKIHLMCDRGGIYKRKSSNIRNSGSKKTNCPFRLGGKYWKKYDVWTLRVICEDHNHEPTLHVKDHPYARRLSANETRLVFDLSRKNVKPQAILSTLKEQNENNMSTLKTVYNARQKFRRTQTNTPVDSTDKEDKNVDSDADVEIRRDKGEYVGVQSDSDIEEDDSQDEANVDGLADIWNEMTVGLESSKDADMDLSVNQHGKENEEECDHSFIMKEDIGYVCRVCGVVERSIESIIEFQHPKRSKSTKTYHYEGRSDKPRESAGAVLDGVKTPGKDFSVVEVSAHPRHKNQMKPHQTEGFNFLVSNLVSDDPGGCILAHAPGSGKTFMLISFIQSFMAKYPDARPLVVLPRGIVATWKKEFKRWQVEDIPLFDFYSQKADNRAQQLEVLKQWANTRSILFLSYKQFSIIVCDNDRSTVSATCQEILLTFPSLVILDEGHTPRNKDTDVFTSVEKVQTPRKVVLSGTLYQNHVCEVFNILNLVRPRFLKMEDSKTIRRRIMSRVSIETRRNLCKKNTDIEFCELVEHTLLKDDENFKRKVTIIEDLREMTKYVLHYYKGDFLEELPGHVDFSVFLNLTMRQRREVNDLKNMSRKFKVSADGSALYVHPELKSLVNSATNDKNDDTIHKKIDALLENLDESEGVKAKFFLNLLRLCESSGEKLLVFGNYLFPLTFLLQLTKKVKGWRLNKEIFMITGDHDNEEREVAVDAFNNTNDAKVFFGSIKACGEGISLVGASRVIILDVHLNPSVTRQAIGRAFRPGQVRKVYTYRLVAAGSPEEKDHTTCYRKESIAKMWFEYNEYCGKNDFEMEKIDIKDCGDRFLETPWLNEDVTALYTRS, encoded by the exons ATGGCTACTTTTCTTGCAAACAAATCTATACAAGGCGATGAAAACGAAAGAAATTTCAGTTTCCACAACGCATCAGCATTTTCCACGGACACG GTGTTCAAGTCTCGTCAAGATTTGCTTGATTGGGTGCAAAAGGTGGGACGTTCTCTCGGTTACGTTATTGTTACTAAAAGATCCAAGACACTATCAAGTGGGGTCATGACGAAAGTTAATCTTATGTGTGATCGTGGTGGTGTATGTAAAAGCAAAAGCTCTGTTAGAAATAGAGGGACGAAAAAGATTAATTGTCCATTTGAATTAATTGGGAAATATTGGGAGATGTATAATGTTTGGACGTTACGGGTGGTATGTGAAAAACATAATCATGAACCTATACTACATATGGAGGATCATCCGTATGCAATGCGATTGTCGGCTAATGAAACACGTTTGGTGTTTGATTTGTCAAGGAAGAATGTGAAACCTCATGCTATTTTATCAACACTAAAGGAGCAAAATAAGAATAACGTGTCTAAGGTCCGAACCATATATAATGCATGCCACAAGTTTCGGAAGACCCAACATGCAG AACCATTCACGAGACAAGTGGTTAACGGTGATGTAGTGGACCCTGCATACACATTTGATGCAAACAAGTTGAAGAGAACCGTTGATCACACAGACTCATTTGCTATTAATTACCAGGCGCAAGCGCTTGATTCAGCTAAACATGGGCCCGATACAAAATTTATAGAGACAAATCATGTGAATAATGTTTCTGTTGCAAATCCTGTGAGGGATGATGTGATTATGTATTATGATGGCGATTATCATACTGCTGTTGAGTCGACATATAAAGAAGACAAGAAGGTTGATAGTGATGTGGAAGTCGAAATAAAACATGATAAAGGTGAGTATGTTGAAGTTCAGTGCAATTCAGATATGGAGGAAGACTATTCACAGTATGATTCAATGCAAATGGCTAGTTTTCACACAAACGAATCGACCCAAGGTGGtgaaaatgaaagaaattctGGTGTTGACAACATATCTGCATTTTTGACTGACATG GTGTTCAAGTCTCGTCAAGATTTGCTTGATTGGGTGCAAAAGACGGGATGTTCTCTTGGTTACGTTATTGTCACTAAAAGATCCAGGACATTACCAAGTGGGATCGTCACTAATATTGCACTTAGGTGTGATCGTGGTGGTATATACAAAAGTAAAAGCTCTTATATTAGAAATAGAGGGTCCAAAAAGACTAATTGTCCATTCGAATTGGTTGGAAAATACTGGAAGACGTATGATGTTTGGACATTACGGGTGATATGTGAAGATCATAATCATGAACCTACACCACATGTGAAAGATCATCCTTACGCAAGGCGACTGTCTGCTAATGAAACTCGTTTGGTGTTTGATTTGTCGAGGAAGAATGTGAAACCGCATGCTATTTTATCAACACTAAAGGAGCAAAATAAGAATAACGTGTCTACGATCAAAACCATATACAATGCATGCTACAAATTTCAGAGGATCCAAACTGCAG ATACATTCACGAGACAACCAGTTAATGGTGATGAAAGGGCATCTCCAATAGTAGTGGACCCTGTATACACATTTGATGCAAACAAGTTGAAGAGAACCATTGATCACACAGATCCATTTGCTATTAAAAACCAGCTGCAAGAGCTTGATTCAGCTAAAAACGGGCATGGTGCGAAAGATACAGAAGAACTTCTTTTACAAAGAAAACAGATGCCGAGGCCTTCTTTTACAAGCGCCCACTCACTTCAGGCTGATTTAACGGAGACAAATCACGTGAAGGATGTTTCCATTGCAAATCATGTGAGGGACGGTGTGGTTACGTATTATAACGGCAATGAGCATAATACAAATGCATCAGATGCTGATGATGAATCCACATTTGATAGTGATACAGACGTTGAAATAAAAAACGATAAAGGTGAATATGTTGGAGTTCAATGCAATTCAGATAAGGAGGAAGACTATTCACAACATGATTCAAAGCAAATGGCTAGTTTTCTTACAAATAGATCATTCCAAGGTgatgaaaatgaaagaaatttCGGTGTCCACAAAACTTCAGCGTTTTCCACCAACATG GTGTTCAAGTCTCGTCAAGATTTAATTGATTGGGCGCACAAGGTGGGACGTTCTCTTGGTTACGTTATTGTTACTAAAAGATCCACGACACTACCAAGTGGGGTCATGACTAAAATTCATCTTATGTGTGATCGTGGAGGTATATACAAAAGGAAAAGCTCTAATATTAGAAATAGCGGGTCCAAAAAGACTAATTGTCCGTTCAGATTGGGTGGAAAATACTGGAAGAAGTATGATGTTTGGACATTAAGGGTGATATGTGAAGATCATAATCATGAACCGACACTACACGTGAAGGATCATCCATATGCAAGGCGTTTGTCTGCTAATGAAACTCGTTTGGTGTTTGATTTGTCAAGGAAGAATGTGAAACCACAGGCTATTTTATCAACACTAAAGGAGCAAAATGAGAATAACATGTCTACGCTCAAAACCGTATATAATGCGCGCCAAAAATTTCGGAGGACCCAAACAAATACTCCTGTTGACTCAACAGATAAAGAAGACAAGAATGTCGATAGTGACGCAGATGTTGAAATACGACGTGATAAAGGTGAATATGTTGGAGTTCAATCTGATTCGGATATTGAAGAAGACGATTCGCAGGATGAAGCCAACGTTGATGGGTTAGCTGATATATGGAATGAAATGACTGTTGGACTAGAGTCCTCAAAG GATGCTGATATGGACCTTTCAGTCAATCAACAtggaaaagaaaatgaagaagaatgCGATCATTCTTTTATAATGAAAGAAGACATTGGTTATGTTTGCCGTGTGTGTGGAGTAGTTGAAAGGAGTATTGAATCCATTATTGAGTTTCAGCACCCCAAG AGATCAAAGAGTACAAAAACATATCATTATGAAGGCCGATCTGATAAACCACGAGAATCAGCTGGTGCGGTTCTCGATGGAGTGAAAACACCGGGAAAAGATTTCTCTGTGGTAGAAGTATCGGCTCATCCAAGGCATAAAAACCAAATGAAACCCCATCAAACTGAGGGCTTTAATTTTCTCGTAAGTAACTTAGTTTCCGATGATCCAGGTGGCTGCATCCTGGCCCACGCTCCAGGATCCGGGAAAACGTTCATGCTCATCAGTTTTATCCAAAGCTTTATGGCTAAATATCCGGATGCAAGACCGTTAGTGGTTCTACCAAGAGGTATTGTAGCCACCTGGAAGAAAGAATTCAAAAGGTGGCAAGTTGAAGACATACCCCTCTTTGACTTTTATTCCCAAAAAGCCGATAACCGGGCTCAACAACTTGAAGTGCTGAAACAATGGGCCAACACACGGTCCATACTGTTTCTCAGCTACAAACAGTTCTCCATAATAGTGTGTGACAATGACAGAAGCACAGTTTCCGCCACCTGTCAAGAAATACTGTTGACATTCCCGTCACTTGTGATATTAGACGAGGGCCACACTCCAAGAAACAAGGACACTGACGTTTTCACGTCTGTTGAAAAGGTTCAAACTCCGAGAAAAGTGGTTCTTTCTGGAACACTCTACCAAAATCACGTGTGCGAGGTCTTCAATATCCTGAACCTTGTTCGACCAAGGTTCTTGAAAATGGAGGATTCTAAAACAATAAGAAGACGTATTATGAGTAGAGTGTCGATAGAAACCCGGAGAAACCTTTGCAAGAAGAACACTGACATCGAGTTTTGCGAGCTGGTTGAACATACGTTACTCAAGGATGatgagaattttaaaagaaaggTTACGATTATCGAAGATTTACGGGAGATGACGAAATATGTTCTTCACTACTACAAAGGGGATTTCTTGGAAGAGCTTCCGGGCCATGTCGATTTTTCTGTCTTTTTAAATCTTACCATGAGGCAAAGACGGGAAGTCAACGATTTGAAAAATATGTCGAGAAAATTCAAAGTTAGTGCTGATGGTAGTGCCCTTTACGTCCACCCGGAACTCAAGTCTCTTGTAAATTCCGCAACTAACGACAAAAACGATGACACCATACACAAAAAAATTGACGCACTTTTGGAGAATTTGGATGAGAGTGAAGGTGTGAAGGCTAAGTTTTTTCTCAATCTACTTCGTCTTTGTGAATCCAGTGGGGAAAAACTTCTTGTTTTCGGTAATTATCTATTCCCGTTAACTTTCTTACTACAGTTGACCAAGAAAGTCAAAGGGTGGAGACTAAACAAGGAAATATTCATGATAACCGGAGATCATGACAATGAAGAGCGCGAGGTGGCAGTGGATGCATTCAACAACACTAATGATGCCAAAGTGTTTTTCGGGTCAATAAAGGCTTGTGGGGAGGGTATATCATTAGTTGGAGCTTCTAGAGTTATAATATTGGATGTGCATTTGAACCCTTCTGTGACCCGTCAAGCAATAGGTCGGGCTTTTCGACCCGGGCAGGTGAGAAAGGTGTATACTTATCGATTAGTTGCTGCGGGTTCTCCTGAAGAGAAAGATCATACCACTTGCTACAGGAAGGAATCCATTGCAAAAATGTGGTTTGAATATAACGAGTACTGTGGCAAAAATGATTTTGAGATGGAGAAAATCGATATAAAAGATTGTGGTGATCGGTTTCTTGAAACTCCATGGTTGAATGAAGATGTAACTGCATTATATACAAG ATCATGA
- the LOC110929170 gene encoding BEL1-like homeodomain protein 7 gives MSSYIRSSENARDSTPMLYLREPLQQSYSSEPPILAGNNEMMYMNYSSTSAGEFSGSLAGNSQQLNSCIDIPNIGVHDSNVVSHQELLSSIGEPWRDGRNHGMMLMDQMGSRNSQGQGLSLSLGSHIQPAGIQFHSGDYRNPNMGFSSFLSADSDSIKTDVSNSPYGMGNGSRGITDSKYLKAAQQLLDEIVNVGKALKQHNARKEAMDCSKEIDSEAKNVASSNQQEANELSAAEKQDLQNKMMKLISMLEEVDRRYKQYYHQMQIVVSAFDVIAGCGAAKPYTALALQTISRHFRCLRDAINGQIKATHRSLGEADSTANEKGVGISRLRFVDQQLRQQRALQQLGMMQQHTWRPQRGLPETSVSILRAWLFEHFLHPYPKDSDKTMLARQTGLTRSQVSNWFINARVRLWKPMVEEMYKEEAGDPEIESNSSSEIAPKTTKGDRKTSVDQEDLNQSTAASGFDSNQAPNVELIGTSNDSDFQHMMVQSNRGEHERLMAAAYQMPPQLVSLTLGLQHSEDGGLPPMASHGKGDGDSGSSVGQEAVDFDGVSSDNQQQRYGSSHLLHDFVA, from the exons ATGTCATCTTACATAAGAAGTTCAGAAAATGCAAGAGATTCAACTCCAATGCTCTACTTAAGAGAACCTCTACAGCAATCATACTCATCGGAACCACCCATTCTCGCCGGAAACAACGAGATGATGTATATGAACTACTCATCAACTTCAGCCGGAGAGTTTTCCGGTTCACTCGCTGGAAACTCCCAGCAGCTCAACAGCTGCATTGACATTCCAAACATAGGAGTTCACGATTCCAACGTTGTATCGCATCAAGAACTCCTCTCGAGCATTGGCGAACCATGGAGAGACGGTAGGAATCATGGAATGATGTTAATGGATCAAATGGGTAGTCGAAATTCGCAAGGACAAGGACTATCACTGAGTCTGGGTTCGCATATTCAACCGGCCGGAATCCAATTCCATTCCGGTGATTACAGGAATCCCAACATGGGGTTCTCTTCGTTTTTGAGTGCGGATTCCGACTCTATCAAAACAGATGTTTCTAATTCTCCCTATGGAATGGGAAACGGGTCGAGGGGGATTACGGATTCGAAGTACTTAAAAGCGGCACAGCAACTGCTTGATGAGATTGTTAATGTTGGTAAAGCTTTGAAACAGCATAATGCTAGGAAAGAAGCGATGGATTGTTCGAAAGAGATCGATAGTGAAGCGAAGAATGTAGCGTCGTCGAATCAACAAGAAGCGAACGAACTCTCGGCTGCTGAAAAACAGGATttgcagaacaagatgatgaagttgATTTCTATGCTGGAAGAG GTTGACAGAAGGTACAAGCAATACTATCATCAAATGCAGATTGTTGTATCGGCATTTGATGTGATCGCGGGATGTGGGGCTGCTAAGCCCTACACAGCACTCGCGCTGCAAACGATTTCACGCCATTTCCGTTGTTTGAGAGACGCGATAAATGGTCAAATAAAAGCGACTCATAGAAGTCTCGGGGAGGCTGATTCTACCGCAAATGAGAAAGGAGTCGGGATTTCCAGGCTTCGGTTTGTGGATCAACAGCTAAGGCAACAACGAGCACTTCAGCAGCTCGGGATGATGCAACAACATACTTGGAGACCACAACGAGGCCTTCCTGAAACCTCTGTGTCGATTCTTCGTGCTTGGTTGTTTGAGCACTTTCTTCATCC GTATCCTAAAGATTCAGACAAGACCATGCTAGCAAGACAAACTGGGTTGACCAGGAGTCAG GTCTCAAACTGGTTTATAAACGCAAGAGTTCGTTTATGGAAGCCAATGGTGGAAGAAATGTACAAAGAGGAAGCTGGAGATCCAGAAATAGAAtcaaattcttcatcagaaatcGCACCCAAAACCACGAAAGGCGATCGAAAGACTTCTGTTGACCAAGAAGATCTGAACCAAAGCACTGCAGCCTCTGGATTCGACTCGAATCAAGCTCCTAATGTTGAATTAATAGGAACCAGCAATGACTCAGATTTCCAACACATGATGGTTCAGTCTAACAGAGGTGAACACGAGCGGCTTATGGCGGCAGCATATCAGATGCCACCACAGTTAGTATCGCTTACACTCGGGTTACAACACTCTGAAGATGGCGGCTTACCACCAATGGCTTCTCATGGAAAAGGTGACGGTGACAGTGGTTCGTCAGTGGGGCAAGAGGCAGTCGATTTTGACGGTGTGAGTTCAGATAACCAACAACAACGTTATGGATCTTCTCACTTGTTACATGATTTTGTAGCATGA